In Desulfobulbus oralis, one DNA window encodes the following:
- a CDS encoding 3-deoxy-D-manno-octulosonic acid transferase, with translation MLLFYNLLRLLLAPFILLLLAAACLHPRYRARVPARLGFGLTRRLGWLQGPVFWVHALSVGELSSCAPLLRGLRSRWPEAPIVLSVTTKSGEAVARTHVAELCQAIVAAPYDLYPVVRHFIRTIRPAVFIQVETDFWPGWLQQLAQAGVPALLVNGRITARSFARYQRFSWFFAPMFRCFSALCMQTDADADNMASLGLAPARIHTLGNLKFDAAETRALTAAPGQRQAWSRGLRRRYGFAEHGPLLLLGSTHPGEEELLLLVCARLRATIPDLQILLAPRQPGRAEAISALAAQSGLIFRRRSQPREAGQGPFLLLDTLGELAGCYPLADVAFIGGSLVPLGGHNPVEAAAAGIPVCFGPHMADFAEIAAALEAVGGALRLEIRSLEDALRRLLTDERERERRGGAALNWLLAQRGVVQRHLQLIEPWLSGP, from the coding sequence ATGTTGCTGTTTTACAATCTGCTGCGCCTTCTGCTTGCTCCGTTCATCCTGCTGCTGCTCGCGGCAGCCTGTCTGCATCCCAGGTACCGGGCCAGGGTGCCGGCACGACTGGGTTTTGGCCTGACCCGCCGGCTGGGGTGGCTGCAGGGGCCGGTCTTCTGGGTACACGCGCTCTCGGTGGGCGAGCTGAGCTCCTGCGCCCCCCTGCTGCGGGGACTGCGAAGCAGATGGCCGGAGGCGCCCATCGTGCTGAGCGTGACCACGAAAAGCGGCGAGGCCGTGGCCAGGACCCACGTTGCGGAACTCTGCCAGGCCATCGTGGCCGCGCCCTATGATCTCTACCCGGTCGTCCGCCATTTCATCCGCACGATACGGCCTGCGGTCTTCATACAGGTGGAAACGGACTTCTGGCCGGGCTGGCTGCAGCAGCTCGCCCAGGCCGGTGTGCCGGCCCTGCTGGTGAACGGCCGCATCACTGCGCGTTCCTTTGCCCGCTACCAGCGTTTTTCCTGGTTTTTTGCGCCCATGTTCCGTTGTTTTTCCGCCCTCTGCATGCAGACCGATGCGGATGCCGACAACATGGCCAGTCTGGGGCTCGCGCCTGCCCGCATCCACACCCTGGGCAATCTGAAGTTCGACGCGGCTGAAACCAGGGCGCTCACCGCCGCCCCGGGGCAGCGGCAGGCATGGAGCAGGGGCCTGCGGCGCCGGTACGGCTTTGCCGAGCATGGGCCGCTTTTGCTCCTTGGCTCCACGCACCCGGGCGAGGAGGAACTGCTGCTGCTGGTCTGTGCCCGTCTGCGCGCGACAATCCCGGATCTGCAGATCCTCCTGGCGCCACGTCAGCCCGGCCGGGCGGAGGCCATTTCGGCGCTGGCTGCCCAATCCGGGCTGATTTTCCGCCGCCGCAGCCAGCCGAGGGAGGCGGGGCAGGGCCCTTTCCTGCTGCTGGATACCCTGGGCGAGCTGGCTGGCTGTTATCCCCTGGCTGATGTGGCTTTTATCGGGGGCTCGCTGGTCCCTTTGGGCGGACACAATCCGGTGGAAGCTGCGGCAGCGGGTATTCCTGTCTGCTTTGGCCCGCACATGGCGGACTTTGCCGAGATCGCTGCCGCCCTTGAGGCTGTGGGCGGCGCGCTCCGGCTGGAGATCCGGAGTCTCGAGGACGCTTTGCGGCGTCTCCTTACGGATGAGCGGGAGCGTGAGCGCAGGGGCGGCGCAGCGCTCAACTGGCTGTTGGCGCAGCGGGGCGTGGTGCAGCGGCATCTGCAGTTGATCGAGCCCTGGCTGTCTGGCCCCTGA
- a CDS encoding DUF1810 domain-containing protein, which produces MNANHDLSRFVSAQEGRYEMAYAELANGRKRSHWMWYIFPQLSGLGSSPMARRYALSGLEEAKAFLVHPLLGTRLVHISALLLSLETNKPTEIFGFPDDIKLRSSMTLFALARPEEPVFQ; this is translated from the coding sequence ATGAACGCGAATCACGATCTTTCCCGCTTTGTGTCGGCGCAGGAGGGCCGTTACGAGATGGCCTACGCCGAACTGGCAAACGGCCGCAAACGCAGCCACTGGATGTGGTACATCTTTCCCCAGCTTTCAGGCCTGGGCTCCAGCCCCATGGCGCGGCGCTATGCCTTGAGCGGTCTGGAAGAGGCCAAAGCCTTCCTGGTGCATCCGCTGCTGGGGACAAGGCTTGTCCACATTTCGGCGCTGCTGCTGAGCCTTGAGACAAACAAGCCCACCGAAATTTTCGGTTTTCCGGACGACATCAAGCTCCGCTCGTCCATGACGCTCTTTGCCCTGGCCCGCCCCGAAGAGCCGGTGTTTCAGTAG
- a CDS encoding RNA methyltransferase encodes MGRSQVDGGALSGCGIILVHPKFPENIGAAARIACNFGIHGLHVVSDEHHDEERMLKMATHKAAFLIRDMHYCATTAEAVAPFQLVVGATARQGRRRMEDHTPREVMAQIAPLAAETRIALMFGSEASGLTNEDLDFCQYASTIPTADFASLNLAQAVAIHAYELYTALHAHPFSGVPKSDFANSYDLEGMYAHIEEALDIITFLRDDNHVFWMRNIRQFLGRVRLKKKEASLIRGVCRKLLWYSRRHSPESQTALARGEER; translated from the coding sequence GTGGGCCGCTCCCAGGTGGATGGTGGCGCGCTTTCCGGCTGCGGCATCATCCTGGTGCATCCCAAATTCCCGGAAAATATTGGGGCCGCAGCCCGCATTGCCTGCAATTTTGGCATCCACGGGCTCCATGTGGTGAGCGATGAGCATCACGACGAAGAGCGGATGCTCAAAATGGCCACCCACAAGGCCGCCTTTCTGATTCGCGACATGCACTACTGCGCGACCACCGCCGAAGCGGTCGCGCCTTTTCAGCTTGTGGTGGGCGCCACCGCGCGCCAGGGCCGGCGACGGATGGAAGATCACACGCCCCGGGAAGTGATGGCGCAGATTGCGCCGCTGGCAGCCGAGACGCGCATCGCCCTCATGTTCGGCTCCGAGGCCAGCGGGCTGACCAACGAAGACCTGGATTTCTGCCAGTATGCCTCCACCATTCCCACCGCCGACTTTGCTTCGCTGAACCTGGCCCAGGCCGTGGCCATCCACGCCTATGAACTCTACACCGCCCTGCACGCCCACCCCTTTTCCGGGGTGCCCAAGTCGGATTTCGCCAACTCCTATGACCTGGAAGGCATGTATGCGCACATCGAGGAGGCCCTGGACATCATCACCTTCCTGCGTGACGACAATCACGTCTTCTGGATGCGCAATATCCGCCAGTTTCTGGGCCGTGTACGCCTGAAGAAGAAAGAGGCCAGCCTGATCCGCGGGGTGTGCCGCAAGCTGCTGTGGTACAGCAGAAGGCACAGTCCGGAAAGCCAGACCGCCTTGGCGCGCGGTGAAGAGCGGTAG
- the rnr gene encoding ribonuclease R: MAIKRRSQKRGAGFAALQRRAGGRAPRPATGRRQVTGVLEVTAKGFGFVAPTGQSALAGGKDIFIARSDLGGAVHGDTVAVRLLGTGRGRQEGVVCRVLQRAWTQVCGIFSASPAGGFIVPDNERLSQSFVVGRTDALAKNADGLAVLAEILDYGSESRQAQAKIVQILGDPLDAAVQERMALFAAGLATAFPKAVLAEVAALPELSECEPGREDLRHLPHVTIDGGDARDFDDAICVARAAEGGFMLYVSIADVSHYVRPGSALDREAYRRGTSVYLPGRVLPMLPERLSNDLCSLMPDVPRPAFTAILRFDAAGRRTGQRFTKSLIQSARRCTYAEIDRLLFQDGAPPAHAPAAILPMLELARSLARLLKAQRLTRGSLEFDAPEPEVELKGGRVVAIRRAARTGAHMLVEDCMLAANEAVAETLARARQPVLYRIHEAPDPEKLEIFADAARSLGLQLPPGAPDSGWVAQVLALSADLPQAYMISNLLLRSMLQARYSPENLGHFGLAADTYLHFTSPIRRYPDLIAHRVLQAWLQREQAAMAAADLAEAGLHLSRCERRAIELERDVLARMAVLCLHGREGESFGATISGFSSFGLYLDLEASGISGGVPMSLLPADYYLLDKRRHRLIGERHGRIFQLGDVVQARLETADITTRRLVFSLA, translated from the coding sequence TTGGCCATTAAACGAAGATCGCAGAAACGGGGCGCTGGATTCGCTGCTCTGCAACGACGGGCGGGCGGCCGCGCCCCGCGGCCTGCAACGGGGCGTCGGCAGGTCACGGGGGTGTTGGAGGTAACGGCCAAGGGTTTTGGCTTCGTGGCGCCGACAGGCCAAAGCGCCCTGGCCGGCGGGAAGGATATTTTTATCGCCCGCAGCGATCTGGGCGGAGCCGTGCACGGCGACACCGTGGCGGTGCGGCTTTTGGGCACGGGGCGGGGCCGGCAGGAAGGCGTGGTCTGCCGGGTGCTGCAGCGGGCCTGGACGCAGGTGTGCGGTATCTTTTCGGCCAGCCCGGCCGGTGGCTTTATCGTGCCGGACAACGAGCGCCTGAGCCAGAGCTTTGTGGTGGGCAGAACGGATGCGCTGGCCAAAAATGCGGACGGACTGGCGGTCTTGGCCGAGATTCTGGACTACGGTTCGGAGAGCCGGCAGGCGCAGGCCAAGATCGTGCAGATTCTGGGCGACCCGCTCGATGCGGCTGTGCAAGAGCGCATGGCGCTGTTTGCGGCCGGCCTTGCCACTGCCTTCCCCAAGGCGGTGCTGGCCGAGGTCGCGGCCCTGCCGGAGCTGAGCGAATGCGAGCCGGGCCGGGAAGATCTGCGGCATCTTCCGCACGTGACCATTGACGGCGGGGATGCCCGCGATTTTGACGACGCCATCTGTGTGGCCAGGGCGGCGGAGGGCGGCTTCATGCTCTACGTGTCCATTGCGGATGTGAGCCACTATGTGCGGCCCGGCAGCGCGCTCGACCGGGAGGCCTACCGCCGGGGCACAAGCGTTTATCTGCCCGGCCGGGTTCTGCCCATGCTGCCGGAGCGGCTCTCGAACGACCTGTGCAGCCTGATGCCCGATGTGCCGCGGCCGGCCTTTACGGCGATCCTGCGCTTCGATGCGGCCGGCCGTCGTACTGGCCAGCGCTTTACGAAAAGCCTGATTCAAAGTGCCAGGCGCTGCACCTATGCTGAAATCGACCGGCTGCTCTTTCAGGATGGGGCCCCGCCTGCCCATGCCCCGGCCGCGATTCTGCCCATGCTGGAGCTGGCCAGGAGCCTGGCCAGGCTCCTGAAGGCGCAGCGCCTGACCCGCGGCAGTCTGGAATTCGACGCGCCGGAGCCGGAGGTGGAGCTGAAGGGCGGCAGGGTGGTGGCCATCCGCCGGGCCGCGCGTACCGGGGCCCACATGCTCGTCGAGGACTGTATGCTGGCTGCCAACGAGGCCGTGGCCGAAACCCTGGCCCGGGCGCGACAGCCGGTGCTGTACCGCATCCACGAGGCTCCGGATCCGGAAAAGCTGGAAATTTTTGCCGACGCGGCCCGCTCCCTGGGCCTGCAACTGCCGCCCGGAGCGCCGGATTCCGGCTGGGTGGCGCAGGTGCTGGCCCTGTCCGCAGACCTGCCGCAGGCCTACATGATCAGCAATCTTCTGCTGCGCTCCATGCTGCAGGCCCGCTATAGTCCGGAAAACCTGGGCCATTTCGGGCTGGCAGCCGACACCTACCTGCACTTTACCTCGCCCATTCGCCGCTATCCCGACCTGATTGCCCACCGGGTCCTGCAGGCCTGGCTGCAGCGGGAGCAAGCAGCCATGGCCGCTGCCGATCTGGCCGAGGCCGGGCTGCACCTCTCCCGCTGTGAGCGCCGGGCCATCGAGCTGGAGCGGGACGTTCTGGCGCGTATGGCCGTGCTCTGTCTGCACGGGCGGGAGGGCGAAAGCTTTGGCGCCACCATCTCGGGCTTCAGCTCCTTTGGCCTCTATCTGGACCTGGAGGCCAGCGGCATCAGCGGCGGCGTGCCCATGAGCCTGCTGCCCGCCGACTACTATCTGCTCGACAAGCGTCGCCACCGGCTGATCGGCGAGCGGCACGGCCGCATTTTTCAGTTGGGCGATGTGGTGCAGGCGCGGCTCGAGACTGCGGATATCACCACCAGGCGCCTTGTTTTTTCCCTGGCCTGA
- a CDS encoding RelA/SpoT family protein produces MQHGTFDIEDYRQSMAAIIGLGPETRVFWSALDFACDAHKNQRRRSGDPYIMHPCLAAQILAAELDIRSPEMLAAALLHDTIEDVKGVDSALLTEKFGPDVAAIVEGCTKVTNFTGGRQTFKKLVHRKIFSGAAARLEVMLVKLADRLHNMRTLKSMPRDKRQKIADETLDIYAPLATILGLFDIKRELYNLALTHKFPRQCKPIRAHIRELLKNPDALDIVNRIRAALAEKGLKACVELRTRELWAYYDMHHHMLMQRIETPQTIVILTEDLDSCYTALGVVNGIYAPSPRSIRDFIASPKPTGYQCLHCRPIIGGRKYLFKIRTEEMQRRARRGMVRDWTMGSRASTRFFKQIQEMFDILGRDESLSYRDLIAAGDRKEIYTYTPKGDLICLPVNSIALDFAFRIHSAIGLSCTGAMIGQQKVPASHVLQDGNVVRILRQDEPVVFDQEVQSLCQTPQARAELSKTFRIRREDVSRQIGASVLQQELRRYGIPREVLDKDMSGVLDHFGLPDMPALYLALGENRVRLPELVAEIRDRLYAGHPTLVPPTGILNQVTFSTVDPVVMKVSACCHPSPLDRGIIGLLSERGLSLHRKECPQLARIDFQREDAVEVRWQLSRTPVVKLQKLIVMQATKSALLTMLAKAPEIMAISEVVHLGSSDRDSAWEISFRISTLLDLKKIMRHLEHSGLVYEFELDM; encoded by the coding sequence ATGCAGCACGGAACATTCGATATCGAAGACTACCGTCAGTCCATGGCGGCCATCATTGGTCTTGGCCCGGAAACCCGGGTTTTCTGGTCGGCCCTGGACTTTGCCTGCGATGCGCACAAAAACCAGCGCCGCCGTTCGGGCGATCCCTACATCATGCATCCCTGTCTGGCAGCGCAGATTCTGGCTGCGGAACTGGACATCCGCTCGCCCGAAATGCTGGCCGCCGCCCTGTTGCACGACACCATCGAGGATGTGAAAGGGGTGGACAGCGCGCTCCTGACGGAGAAATTCGGCCCGGATGTCGCTGCCATTGTCGAAGGCTGCACCAAGGTAACCAATTTCACCGGCGGCCGCCAGACTTTCAAAAAGCTGGTGCACCGCAAAATCTTCAGCGGCGCGGCGGCCAGACTGGAAGTCATGCTGGTCAAACTGGCCGACCGCCTGCACAACATGCGCACCTTAAAAAGCATGCCCAGAGACAAGCGGCAGAAAATCGCCGATGAAACCCTGGACATCTACGCGCCCCTGGCCACGATTCTGGGGCTCTTCGACATCAAGCGCGAACTCTACAATCTGGCCCTCACCCACAAATTCCCGCGTCAGTGCAAGCCCATCAGGGCGCATATCAGGGAACTGCTCAAAAATCCGGATGCCCTGGACATCGTGAACCGCATCAGGGCAGCTCTGGCCGAAAAGGGGCTGAAGGCCTGCGTGGAGCTGCGCACCCGGGAATTGTGGGCCTACTACGACATGCACCACCACATGCTCATGCAGCGCATAGAGACCCCGCAGACCATCGTCATCCTGACCGAGGACCTGGACAGCTGCTACACGGCGCTCGGCGTGGTCAACGGCATCTATGCGCCCTCCCCACGGAGCATCCGGGATTTCATCGCGAGCCCCAAGCCCACCGGCTACCAGTGCCTGCACTGCCGCCCCATCATTGGGGGCAGAAAATATCTGTTCAAAATCCGCACCGAGGAAATGCAGCGCCGGGCGCGACGCGGCATGGTGCGGGACTGGACCATGGGCAGCCGGGCAAGCACCCGTTTTTTCAAACAGATTCAGGAGATGTTCGATATTCTGGGACGCGACGAATCCCTGTCCTACCGCGATCTGATTGCCGCCGGCGACCGCAAGGAAATCTACACCTACACGCCGAAAGGCGACCTCATCTGCCTGCCGGTCAATTCCATTGCCCTGGATTTCGCCTTCCGCATTCACTCCGCCATCGGCCTCTCCTGCACCGGGGCCATGATCGGCCAGCAAAAGGTGCCGGCCAGCCATGTGCTCCAGGACGGCAACGTGGTGCGCATCCTCCGGCAGGACGAACCGGTGGTGTTTGACCAGGAAGTGCAGAGCCTCTGCCAGACCCCGCAGGCGCGCGCGGAACTCTCCAAGACCTTCAGGATCCGGCGCGAGGATGTGTCGAGGCAGATCGGCGCCTCGGTGCTGCAACAGGAGCTGCGGCGCTACGGCATCCCGCGGGAGGTGCTGGACAAGGACATGAGCGGCGTGCTCGACCATTTCGGGCTGCCGGACATGCCGGCGCTGTATCTGGCCCTGGGCGAAAACCGGGTGCGGCTGCCCGAACTGGTGGCCGAAATCCGGGACCGGCTCTACGCCGGCCATCCCACCCTGGTGCCTCCCACCGGCATTCTGAATCAGGTAACCTTTTCCACGGTCGATCCGGTGGTGATGAAGGTCTCGGCCTGCTGCCACCCCAGCCCGCTCGACCGGGGCATCATCGGGCTCCTGAGCGAACGGGGCCTGTCCCTGCACCGGAAGGAATGCCCGCAGCTCGCTCGAATCGATTTTCAGCGGGAAGACGCCGTGGAAGTGCGCTGGCAGCTCTCCAGGACCCCGGTTGTGAAGCTGCAGAAGCTCATCGTTATGCAGGCCACGAAAAGCGCTCTGCTCACCATGCTGGCCAAGGCCCCCGAAATCATGGCGATCTCCGAGGTGGTCCATCTGGGCAGCAGCGACCGTGACAGCGCCTGGGAAATCAGCTTTCGGATCAGCACCCTGCTCGACCTGAAAAAAATCATGCGCCACCTGGAGCACTCCGGCCTCGTCTACGAATTCGAGCTGGATATGTAG
- the aat gene encoding leucyl/phenylalanyl-tRNA--protein transferase yields MPVFRLHRQPFFPSPDLAEPDGLLAVGGDLSPIRLLAAYRMGIFPWYGPDDPILWWTPDPRLVLFPDRMHVSRRLARTLRSGVFQVTADRAFAQVIAACAGTLRHGAAGTWLVPEMRAAYTRLHALGFAHSVETWQEGRLVGGLYGVGLGRVFFGESMFSAVRDASKVALASLVHNAGSLSLELIDCQVRSGHLLSLGAEEIAREAFMAHLRRLIQESEPQRPWRLSAWA; encoded by the coding sequence ATGCCGGTTTTCCGTTTGCATCGGCAGCCGTTTTTCCCGTCGCCCGACCTGGCCGAACCGGACGGTCTTTTGGCAGTGGGCGGCGATTTGTCGCCCATCAGGCTGCTTGCCGCCTACAGGATGGGCATTTTCCCGTGGTATGGACCGGATGACCCGATTCTCTGGTGGACGCCGGATCCCAGACTGGTGCTTTTTCCGGACAGGATGCACGTTTCGCGCCGTCTGGCGCGGACGCTGCGTTCAGGCGTTTTTCAGGTCACGGCAGACCGCGCCTTTGCGCAGGTCATTGCCGCCTGCGCCGGCACGCTGCGCCACGGGGCGGCGGGCACCTGGCTTGTGCCCGAGATGCGGGCCGCCTATACCCGCCTGCATGCGCTGGGTTTTGCCCATTCCGTGGAAACCTGGCAGGAAGGCCGGCTCGTGGGCGGCCTCTACGGGGTGGGGCTGGGTCGGGTATTCTTTGGGGAATCCATGTTTTCCGCAGTCCGGGATGCCTCCAAGGTTGCCCTGGCAAGCCTCGTGCACAACGCAGGCAGCCTGTCCCTCGAACTCATCGACTGCCAGGTGCGGAGTGGCCACCTGCTCAGCCTGGGCGCCGAGGAGATCGCCCGGGAGGCCTTCATGGCGCACCTGCGGCGGCTGATCCAAGAGTCGGAGCCGCAGAGACCCTGGCGGCTTTCGGCCTGGGCCTAG
- a CDS encoding PilZ domain-containing protein, translating to MDNEKKSWDDIPALDLQDLQVEWDYRAEISNDKRRSQRLSDQELVKVFGVPCIPVKIATISSLNRGILQDISETGVAVRLQEALQVNERVKMGFFLGEEKILCKGIVRHVSEGSLGHTCGIKLVNVDEATKTRIHSVYVSVALKHGNSR from the coding sequence ATGGACAACGAGAAAAAAAGCTGGGATGACATTCCCGCACTTGATCTGCAGGATCTGCAGGTCGAATGGGACTACAGGGCGGAAATCAGCAACGACAAACGGCGCTCCCAGCGGCTGAGCGATCAGGAGCTGGTCAAGGTGTTCGGCGTGCCCTGCATTCCCGTCAAAATCGCCACCATCAGCTCACTCAACCGCGGCATCCTGCAGGACATCAGCGAAACCGGGGTGGCCGTCCGTCTGCAGGAAGCCCTGCAGGTGAACGAGCGGGTCAAGATGGGCTTTTTTCTGGGCGAAGAGAAGATACTCTGCAAGGGCATTGTTCGCCATGTCAGCGAAGGTTCGCTCGGCCACACCTGCGGCATCAAGCTGGTGAATGTGGATGAGGCCACCAAAACGCGCATCCACAGCGTCTACGTTTCCGTGGCCCTGAAACACGGCAACAGCAGATAA